In Bacteroidota bacterium, a genomic segment contains:
- a CDS encoding methylglyoxal synthase, with the protein MKTIALVAHDNKKNNLLEWAKNNKNILLKNKLIGTSNTAKLVNNVLDLNIKAFGHGPSGGDILLAAKILANEVDKIVFFVDMQTPQGHEHDIQTLIRTATINNIPIALNRSTANLIIKEEA; encoded by the coding sequence ATGAAAACAATAGCATTAGTAGCTCACGATAATAAAAAAAATAATTTATTGGAATGGGCAAAGAATAATAAAAATATTTTATTAAAGAACAAACTTATTGGTACAAGCAACACCGCAAAACTTGTAAATAATGTTTTAGATTTAAATATCAAAGCTTTTGGACACGGACCAAGTGGAGGAGATATATTACTTGCTGCGAAAATTTTAGCAAACGAAGTAGATAAAATTGTGTTTTTTGTTGATATGCAAACACCACAAGGACATGAACATGATATCCAAACACTAATAAGAACAGCGACAATTAATAATATTCCTATTGCACTTAATCGTTCTACGGCAAATTTAATTATTAAAGAAGAAGCTTAA
- the pstC gene encoding phosphate ABC transporter permease subunit PstC yields MNGEKITRIVLFLSTLIILFISIGIGFSLVKGSIPAFKEFGIQFIFSSEWNPTEGREEYGALSFIVGTLVTSIFALIICIPMAFSVSLFIGEYFRNSKLANVLSSIIDLLAGIPSIVYGLWGFYVLRPLVIDLGINEQGFGIFTASIILAIMIIPYATSISSEIIQMVPKDLKEAAYALGATRREMIFKVLIPSAGSGIFASYILALGRALGETMAVTMLIGNTNVIPDSLFATGNTMASVIANQFGEADGLKLSSLIAIGLLLFLITWIVNLIGRFIKNQVMKK; encoded by the coding sequence ATGAACGGAGAAAAAATAACAAGAATAGTTTTATTCTTATCAACCTTAATAATCCTATTCATTTCAATCGGAATAGGATTTTCTCTTGTTAAGGGTTCAATTCCTGCTTTTAAGGAGTTCGGTATTCAATTTATTTTCTCTTCCGAATGGAATCCTACTGAGGGTCGTGAAGAATATGGTGCTTTGTCATTTATTGTAGGTACTTTAGTTACATCAATCTTTGCCTTAATTATTTGTATTCCAATGGCTTTCTCTGTTTCTTTATTTATCGGTGAATATTTTAGAAATTCAAAATTAGCAAATGTTTTAAGCTCAATAATTGATTTGCTTGCCGGTATTCCTTCTATTGTTTATGGCTTATGGGGTTTTTATGTTTTAAGACCTTTAGTAATTGATTTGGGAATAAATGAACAGGGCTTTGGGATATTTACTGCAAGTATAATTTTGGCAATAATGATAATTCCTTACGCCACTTCTATTAGTAGTGAAATCATTCAGATGGTTCCAAAAGATTTGAAAGAAGCCGCTTATGCTTTGGGTGCTACAAGACGTGAAATGATTTTTAAAGTGTTAATTCCATCTGCAGGTTCGGGGATTTTTGCAAGCTATATTCTGGCATTAGGTAGGGCACTTGGAGAAACTATGGCGGTAACTATGCTTATAGGAAATACAAATGTTATTCCTGATAGTTTGTTTGCTACAGGAAATACCATGGCAAGTGTAATTGCAAATCAATTTGGTGAAGCTGATGGTTTAAAATTGAGTTCACTTATTGCAATAGGACTATTATTATTCCTTATTACATGGATTGTAAATCTTATTGGAAGATTTATTAAAAATCAAGTTATGAAAAAATAA
- the pstS gene encoding phosphate ABC transporter substrate-binding protein PstS, producing MKKLATLLISAVILLTACNNSDNKSENKENEKVTLTAAGATFPMPFYNMVFKQYTKSTEMLLTYGGIGSGGGIRSLKDKIVDFGATDAFLSDEQMKDLPAEIVHIPTCLGAVVLAYNLEGIESIKLTNELIEGIFMGEITRWNDEKIAENNPTIDLPDTKITVVHRSDGSGTTFIFSDFMSKISKKWNENVGRGKSLKWPTGLGAKGNPGVAGTISQTTGAIGYIGSEYAFAQKIPVALLQNKAGNYIEASIESISNAAKGEIPADTRVMITNSEDAGAYPISGFTWIILYKDQNYDGRSKLRAMETVKFLNWLLSEDAQSKTKKVHYSPLPESTVKKAKDILNSVNYDGEKLLK from the coding sequence CAGTAATACTTTTAACTGCTTGTAATAACTCTGATAATAAGAGTGAAAACAAAGAAAATGAAAAAGTAACGCTAACAGCAGCAGGAGCGACTTTCCCTATGCCATTTTACAATATGGTTTTTAAGCAATACACAAAATCAACAGAAATGCTTCTTACTTATGGAGGAATAGGTTCAGGTGGTGGAATCAGAAGTTTGAAAGACAAGATTGTTGACTTTGGTGCAACAGATGCTTTTCTTTCTGATGAACAAATGAAAGATTTGCCTGCTGAGATTGTGCATATTCCTACATGTCTTGGTGCAGTGGTTTTGGCTTATAACTTAGAAGGTATTGAATCTATCAAATTGACAAATGAATTGATAGAAGGAATTTTTATGGGAGAAATAACAAGATGGAATGATGAAAAAATTGCAGAAAACAATCCGACTATTGATTTACCAGATACAAAAATTACAGTAGTTCATAGGTCTGATGGTAGTGGAACAACTTTTATTTTTAGTGATTTTATGAGTAAGATTAGCAAAAAATGGAATGAAAATGTTGGAAGAGGAAAATCATTAAAATGGCCTACAGGACTCGGAGCAAAAGGAAATCCAGGTGTTGCAGGAACTATTAGTCAAACAACAGGAGCTATTGGATACATTGGTTCTGAGTATGCATTTGCACAAAAAATACCAGTTGCATTATTGCAAAATAAAGCAGGTAATTATATTGAAGCATCAATTGAGTCGATTAGTAATGCTGCAAAGGGAGAAATTCCCGCAGACACCAGAGTAATGATAACTAATTCTGAGGATGCAGGTGCTTATCCAATAAGTGGTTTTACTTGGATTATTTTATACAAAGACCAAAATTATGATGGACGCTCAAAATTACGAGCAATGGAAACTGTTAAGTTTTTAAATTGGCTTTTAAGTGAAGATGCTCAAAGTAAAACAAAAAAAGTGCATTACTCACCTTTACCTGAATCAACAGTAAAGAAAGCAAAGGATATTTTGAACTCTGTTAATTATGATGGTGAAAAACTTTTAAAATAA
- the pstA gene encoding phosphate ABC transporter permease PstA gives MDFIIKNTKSLNYRLFKDKLFYYLIIIISAITIVPVLLILAKLFIKGYRQINLSFFTEVAPNTLEAMTAVANNEIIPGGILNGITGSIFMVLIASVIAVPIGILTGIYLSENQDKIYTNLIRTLTDILQGVPSIVLGIIGYIWIVKAVTNGFSALAGGFSLSIMMLPLIIRSTEETLKMIPESIKEAGLALGVPYHKVIFKLLLPTGLSGLLTGVLLSVSRILGETAPLILTALGSYAINWNIEKPTSAIPLLIWEFYNDPNLINLIWSSSLLLMIFVLAINIIAKRISAKYKTY, from the coding sequence GTGGATTTTATCATAAAAAATACAAAGTCATTAAATTACAGATTATTTAAAGATAAACTGTTTTATTATTTGATAATAATTATTTCTGCTATTACTATTGTACCTGTACTTCTTATTTTAGCAAAACTTTTTATAAAAGGATACAGGCAAATCAATTTAAGTTTTTTTACCGAAGTTGCTCCCAATACTTTAGAGGCAATGACCGCTGTTGCTAACAATGAAATTATTCCCGGAGGAATTTTAAACGGAATTACAGGAAGTATTTTTATGGTTTTAATTGCATCAGTTATTGCCGTTCCTATTGGTATTTTAACCGGTATTTATTTATCAGAAAATCAAGATAAAATATATACAAATTTAATTAGAACTTTAACTGATATTTTACAAGGAGTTCCTTCAATTGTATTAGGAATTATTGGTTATATTTGGATAGTAAAAGCCGTAACCAACGGTTTTTCAGCTTTAGCAGGAGGATTTTCACTTTCAATAATGATGCTTCCATTAATCATTCGCTCTACCGAAGAAACTCTTAAGATGATTCCTGAATCAATAAAAGAGGCTGGATTGGCTCTTGGAGTACCTTATCATAAAGTAATTTTTAAATTATTGTTGCCAACGGGCTTAAGTGGTTTGTTAACAGGAGTACTTTTATCAGTATCACGAATTTTGGGCGAAACAGCACCCTTGATTTTAACAGCACTTGGTAGCTATGCAATTAATTGGAATATCGAAAAACCAACAAGTGCAATTCCACTATTGATTTGGGAATTTTATAACGACCCTAATTTAATTAACTTAATTTGGAGCTCATCTCTTTTACTTATGATTTTTGTGCTTGCAATTAACATTATTGCAAAACGAATATCAGCAAAATATAAAACTTATTAA